A segment of the Carya illinoinensis cultivar Pawnee chromosome 1, C.illinoinensisPawnee_v1, whole genome shotgun sequence genome:
ATcagattttatttctctttgtaCTATAATTCTGTAGTATAATCATGAAACAGTACCTTCCACTTGTATGTATCTCCAAAGCATCAACATCATTTCTTGTAATAAGCTCCGCAGTTGCAGTAGTATCTCTTTTATATGCGACCGCCCCTACACACATGTATTAGACTGAATGTGAAATGATACAAGGAGATCTGACTTTAAATACCATAGAAGATGGAGCATGTATGCATTTAAGATTTGAAATGGAATTAGGCTTGGGGGATTCACCGAGGCTTCAAAAAGAACATGATTGAGAGAGAAAATATATcatagaggaaaagaagaactATAACAAGGTAATATAACACCCACTTATTTTATCATAGGGGCAAACTGGAAAGCAACGGCCGCAGCCATAACAGCGTTCAGTGATAACTCCACCCTGAACATTTTTGTTGATTAGAAATGCCAAATATGATCCATGATGAACAATAGGATGTGTGGTTACAAACTAATGAAAGAAAATCGAGTAAACATACCTTTAAAACTCCAGATGTACTGTTACCAAGGGAAACTTCTGCTGATGAGTTTCCTTCTTTGAGTGCTATTGCACTAGCTGGACAAACAACCTCACAAGGCCTAGAACAGTCAAGCGGACAGTCCTCTGGATCAAACTCTGTTAGGATGGCCAGGGGTCAGCTTCAGGAAAGTTGCAAAAGAAATCATAGAATTGGCCTTTATACATATTGGTAAGATTTAAACCCACCGGGCCACCGAGCAAGAGCCACCCTAATTTATCCCAACCCTTTAACACTTGGGTTGAACCTCATGGATTAGGGTTGCCTTAATCCAAACTGTATTCACAAACTAAATTATATGAGTTCCCTCTTATCTGTACATTTTCAAAGGTTCATTAGCCCGATGTTTTGCTCGTtaaggaaaacaaaatcaaGAAGAGAATTTTCTTCATATTGTGATTCAGCTGATTAGAATTAACTCATTCTCAACAAATCTGCTAATCCAATAGTCATAAATACGTATCAAGCCACTTCTGATTGTTTAAattgatgatgacgatgattgGGAATACCTTGTAAAAAACACATGCAAATGTTATCGAATAACAATTAACGAGAGATAGCACTCTATATACTAATCAAATTATATCGTATGGGGTTCTGGATTGGGTGATGCTGATAAAACTAAGTGCTAATCAAACCAAAGCAAGGAGGAATGTATACCAGCCTTTCGGAAGTGAAGATCTTCGTCGTCATTGACACTGACCATCACCCAAGGCCTTCTAAGGCCCACGATCTCTTTAGCCGCCTCAATTCCATCATTCACCGCACTCACCACCGCCTCATCAGCAGCACAGTCAATGCAGTCAACTGCAAAATTCAAATTTACTGTTTGATAGGCAAGCGCAAACAGACGAATAGTTGCGGGGCATGCTCAAAGCAAGATTCTAGTTTTGGAGAGCTTTCACCTCCAGCAAGAGTGTAAACCAGGGATAGATTCCTGATATCAACAACATCCTATAGAGAGGGGAAACTTGGTTACATTCATTGTTTTTATTTGCCTACAAATGCAAAAAAGTTACCAATTTGAAGCGTGCATGCGCGCCCGCACACACACACGGGGTTTGGGGGTTGTGTAGATAAGTACCTCGAAACTTGCACCACATATGAGCTTGACCCAGTTGCCCTTTTGGAGAGATTCAAGCGGAGAGGACGTAACAGAAGGAATAGCAACCGTTCTGACAAGGCTTCTAACATTATCAAGGCATTTGTTGCTTTTAGGATTCGCTCTCactaaaattcaaaacaaagagATGTTAGACACAGAATGAATGAAACAATGAACACGAAGAGCGAAAAAGGAGAAGAGACCCTGATGTCGAGGGAAGCTTGTAAAACTGCAGGAAAAGCTC
Coding sequences within it:
- the LOC122317991 gene encoding uncharacterized protein LOC122317991 yields the protein MALSFSCSFTSFPRHQVRANPKSNKCLDNVRSLVRTVAIPSVTSSPLESLQKGNWVKLICGASFEDVVDIRNLSLVYTLAGVDCIDCAADEAVVSAVNDGIEAAKEIVGLRRPWVMVSVNDDEDLHFRKAEFDPEDCPLDCSRPCEVVCPASAIALKEGNSSAEVSLGNSTSGVLKGGVITERCYGCGRCFPVCPYDKIRAVAYKRDTTATAELITRNDVDALEIHTSGRQTSLFKELWDGLGDSISYLRLVAVSLPNTGDSTISSMNTMYSIMQPKLRCFNLWQLDGRPMSGDIGRGATRESIAFAVQLAAVKDKPPGFLQLAGGTNVHTVDGLKKMGLFRMTSITNNSNDERMTATSPSSLHALVGGIAYGGYARKIVGRVLRSLQSQHGVARIEDYPDHLLEALREALALVGTAKC